One genomic region from Mauremys reevesii isolate NIE-2019 unplaced genomic scaffold, ASM1616193v1 Contig164, whole genome shotgun sequence encodes:
- the LOC120393211 gene encoding maestro heat-like repeat-containing protein family member 7: MTSCRDPGGPWMAEEAPKDPSKPIGAWEETKPPQWKSWQKSPQQKQELCVPQPFHADSPAYCNACLMRLDSEEKEALDYIEAFLTSNEQDEAKKLKFLDSISTLRSLPAFMNKALLVEKIKELIDHESVDSLTGVMRQQAMLAIMKLSKMKLPVRILTQPSLLATCFSSIFSLPPAHTMEEVEAALYTKTLKTMDEMLKALVCEDQEPNLLVLQIILKVLLPWTTSREVHERLRAVGRIRWLMEFMGSQCKFQEVEEFRALGQLVGCLTLCCVEQEQEIWQSAVEGLHHLFSFMQLLKSKMLVKHGAEYRQILKDSQTERAFWVTNISNITSLFGKYFNPSESMDFLLVAIDGVRDSSVHDAVTARNMLHKILEVPGLGLVRVSEAVRSIHKHLDSISEPLARQELLRALLLLGSQFSEEVVGTLLGCSLSCDSVAAEMWKMLTSQPKSTEKILRSWSAGCRAGSTTASALSETAGAPPGRHKSPICDPAGAGLQAGSEGALPQLYALLFHATHTVQHTARRERSITRRTRLHPQLPPGTASPTLQPGFCSACRHAGPGLGSPVTRGSPAHRFAVKAMEALLRAGYKEQATFMMKHGRWDLLMSPTRTTKVSACLP, from the exons ATGACCAGCTGCAGGGATCCTGGCGGGCCCTG GATGGCTGAAGAAGCCCCCAAGGACCCCTCAAAGCCCATCGGTGCCTGGGAGGAGACAAAACCTCCCCAATGGAAGAGTTGGCAAAAGAGCccacagcagaagcaggagctgtgtgtgcctcagccctTCCATGCCG ATTCACCAGCCTACTGTAACGCCTGCTTGATGAGGCTAGACTCGGAGGAGAAAGAGGCTCTGGATTACATCGAAGCCTTTCTCACGAGCAATGAACAG GACGAGGCCAAGAAACTCAAGTTCTTGGATTCCATCAGCACCCTCAGAAGCCTGCCTGCTTTTATGAACAAAGCCCTGCTAGTGGAGAAGATAAAG gagctgattgatcaCGAGTCCGTCGACTCCCTGACCGGCGTGATGCGTCAGCAAGCTATGCTCGCCATCATGAAGCTGAG cAAAATGAAGCTACCGGTGCGGATCCTGACACAACCCAGCCTGctcgccacctgcttctccagcatcttctccctgcctccagcacacaccatggaggaggtggaggctgctCTCTACACCAAA ACTTTGAAAACCATGGATGAGATGCTGAAGGCCTTGGTGTGCGAGGATCAGGAGCCCAACCTTCTGGTGCTGCAAATCATCTTGAAG gTCCTGCTCCCCTGGACCACATCCAGGGAGGTACATGagcggctgagggcagtgggaaggatcAGGTGGCTGATGGAATTCATGGGGTCTCAGTGCAAATTCCAG GAAGTGGAGGAGTTCAGAGCcctgggccagctggtggggtgtctcactctgtgctgtgtggagcaggagcaggagatctggcaatcggctgtggagggacttcaccacctcttctccttcatgcagctgctaaaat CCAAAATGCTGGTGAAGCACGGCGCAGAGTATCGGCAGATCCTCAAGGACAGTCAAACTGAGAGAGCCTTCTGGGTCACCAACATCAGCAATATCACATCG CTGTTTGGGAAGTACTTCAACCCATCCGAGAGCATGGACTTCCTCCTCGTTGCTATCGACGGCGTGAGAGACTCCAGCGTCCATGACGCAGTGACGGCCAGGAACATGCTGCATAAGATCCTGGAGGTTCCCGGCCTAGGcttggtgagg GTGTCAGAGGCTGTGAGGAGCATTCATAAGCACCTGGACTCCATCAGCGAGCCACTTGCCCGGcaggagctgctcagggcccttctcctgctgggTTCCCAGTTCAGCGAGGAGGTGGTCggaaccctgctgggctgctcacTGTCATGTGACAG tgttgctgcggAGATGTGGAAGATGCTGACATCCCAGCCCAAGAGCACAGAAAAGATCCTTAGGAGCTGGtcagcaggctgcagggcaggCTCCACGACGGCATCAGCTCTCTCAGAGACCGCCGGCGCGCCTCCTGGCC GCCACAAGAGCCCTATATgtgatcctgcaggagcaggcctgcaggcaggaagtgaaggagcTCTTCCTCAGCTCTACGCGCTGCTCTTCCACGCCACCCACACAGTGCAGCACACTGCTCGCAGGGAGAGGAGCATAACCAGGAGGACACGGCTGCACCCTCAGCTCCCGCCAGGTACCGCCAGCCCGACACTCCAGCCTGGGTTCTGCAGCGCCTGCAGGCAcgcagggcctggcctgggctcacCAGTAACAAGAGGCTCGCCTGCACACAGGTTCGCGGTGAAGGCCATGGAAGCTTTGCTTCGCGCTGGCTACAAGGAGCAGGCCACCTTCATGATGAAGCATGgccgctgggacctgctcatgaGCCCGACACGCACCACAAAGGTGTCTGCCTGCTTGCCCG